The Deltaproteobacteria bacterium region CCGGCGCGATGGAGGCGCATGCCCAGCGTCCTGGTCGTTGAGGACGAGGCCCACCTCGCGGAGGGCCTGCGCTTCAACCTCGAGGCCGAGGGCTACGAGGTGGAGGTGGCGACGGACGGCCGCGCCGCCGTCGAGCGGCTGCTCGGTGGCGAGCGGCGCTTCGATCTCGTGATCCTCGACCTCATGCTGCCCGAGATGGGCGGGCTCGAGGTGGCGCGCCGGACGCGCGCGGCGGGCAACTTCGTGCCGATCCTGATCCTGACCGCGAAGGACGACGCCGGGGACGTCGTGCGCGGCCTCGAGGAGGGCGGCGACGACTACCTGACCAAGCCCTTCGAGCTGGCCGAGCTGCTGGCACGCGCGCGCGGGATGCTCCGCCGCCGGCGCTGGGACGGCGGCCCCGGCCCCGGTGCCGACGAGCCGCGGGAGGCCTGCTTCGGCGACGTGACGGTGCGCTTCGACCGCTTCGAGGTCGAGCGCGGCGGCGAGCGCATCGAGCTCACCACGCGCGAGACGGCGCTCCTGCGCGCGCTCGTGGAGCGCGAGGGCCGTGCGGTGCCGCGCGGCGAGCTGCTCGAGGTGGTCTGGGGGCTGCGGCCCGACACGAACACCCGGGTCGTCGACAGCTTCGTGGCGCGCCTGCGCCGCTACGTCGAGCGCGACCCGTCGCGGCCGCGCCACATCCTCTCCGTGCGCGGGCACGGCTACAAGTTCGTCCGCTGAGTCTTGCGGGCCCCGAACCCTGCTGCCAAGCTCGGGCCGTGGCCCAGAGCCCGCTCCGCTTCCACGTGCGGCCCTCCCTGCGCGAGCCGGCGCTGCTGCTCGCCCTCGAAGGCTGGAGCGACGCCGGCGAGGCGGCGACGACCGCGGTGCGCTTCGTGGCGGGTGAGATCGGGGCCGCGCCGCTCGCGGAGATCGACGGGGAGGAGTACTTCGACTTCACCGTGCGCCGGCCGCTGGTGCAGGTCGACGAAGGCGTCGCGAGCGGGCTCACCTGGCCCGATTGCCGCTTCGGCTTCGCGACGGCGCCGGGCGACGAGCCGCGCGACCTCGTGACCTGCCACGGCGTCGAGCCGCACCTGCGCTGGCGTGACTGGTCGGACCACGTCCTGCACCTGGTCGGCGAGCTCGGGATCCGGCGCGTCGTGCTGCTCGGCGCCTTCCTCGGCGAGGTGCTCTACTCGCGGCCCGTCGAGGTCACGGGGGTGGCGAGCGACCCGGAGCTGCTCGCGGCGCTCGGCG contains the following coding sequences:
- a CDS encoding response regulator transcription factor, which produces MPSVLVVEDEAHLAEGLRFNLEAEGYEVEVATDGRAAVERLLGGERRFDLVILDLMLPEMGGLEVARRTRAAGNFVPILILTAKDDAGDVVRGLEEGGDDYLTKPFELAELLARARGMLRRRRWDGGPGPGADEPREACFGDVTVRFDRFEVERGGERIELTTRETALLRALVEREGRAVPRGELLEVVWGLRPDTNTRVVDSFVARLRRYVERDPSRPRHILSVRGHGYKFVR
- a CDS encoding PAC2 family protein, with amino-acid sequence MAQSPLRFHVRPSLREPALLLALEGWSDAGEAATTAVRFVAGEIGAAPLAEIDGEEYFDFTVRRPLVQVDEGVASGLTWPDCRFGFATAPGDEPRDLVTCHGVEPHLRWRDWSDHVLHLVGELGIRRVVLLGAFLGEVLYSRPVEVTGVASDPELLAALGVAPVRYAGPTGMIGVLGQRLRERGCQVASLWAGLPHYVELSPNARGALALLERALPFLGVRLDLEPLRRSARDCEERISAMVTGDPELSEYVRELKRREFAQ